Proteins found in one Salvelinus sp. IW2-2015 unplaced genomic scaffold, ASM291031v2 Un_scaffold1645, whole genome shotgun sequence genomic segment:
- the LOC112071573 gene encoding prostaglandin reductase 1-like, with product MVQSKTWVLARHFEGFPEDSNFELKLEQLPEPKDGEVLLEALFLSVDPYMRPFSRLRMKEGGVMIGTQVAKVIQSNNSTFPIGCHVVGRCGWRTHTVSDGTGLTRLLSDWPQEVPMSLALGAIGMPGLTALYGLEEVLGLQAGDTLLVNAAAGAVGSAVGQIAKIKGCRVVGSTGSDAKVAFLKELGFDEAFNYKTVSSLEEALKTASPDGYHCFFENVGGPFSSVAIPQMKEFXRIALCGGISTYNDTTPQTGPYPQLTMIFKQLKMEGFLVGRWEHKNQEALRRLMAWKREGKLQCREHVTEGFENMPAAFMGMLQGDNIGKAIVKV from the exons ATGGTTCAATCCAAGACCTGGGTCCTGGCCCGTCACTTTGAAGGATTCCCGGAGGACAGCAACTTTGAGCTGAAGCTGGAGCAGCTGCCAGAGCCTAAAGATGGAG AGGTGCTTCTCGAGGCACTGTTTCTCAGTGTGGATCCTTACATGAG ACCGTTCAGCCGACTGCGTATGAAAGAGGGGGGAGTGATGATCGGAACTCAAGTGGCCAA GGTGATCCAGAGCAACAACTCAACCTTCCCAATTGGGTGCCATGTGGTTGGTAGATGCGGCTGGAGGACACACACTGTGTCTGATGGGACAGGCCTGACACGCCTTCTGTCTGACTGGCCACAGGAGGTCCCCATGTCCCTGGCTCTGGGGGCCATCGGCATGCCTGG GTTAACAGCCCTGTACGGTCTGGAGGAGGTGCTGGGGCTGCAGGCTGGAGACACCCTCCTGGTGAACGCTGCAGCTGGGGCTGTGGGCTCCGCTGTGGGCCAGATCGCTAAGATCAAGGGCTGCAGGGTGGTGGGCTCCACCGGGTCTGACGCCAAG GTGGCCTTCCTCAAGGAGCTGGGCTTCGATGAGGCCTTCAACTACAAAACAGTCAGCTCTCTGGAGGAGGCCCTGAAGACTGCCTCACCTGACGGATACCACTGCTTCTTTGAGAAC GTGGGAGGCCCTTTCTCTAGTGTGGCCATCCCTCAGATGAAGGAGTTTGMAAGGATAGCCTTGTGCGGGGGCATCTCAACATACAATGACACCACTCCACAAACAg GTCCCTACCCCCAGCTGACCATGATCTTTAAGCAGCTGAAGATGGAGGGCTTCCTGGTGGGCAGGTGGGAGCATAAGAACCAAGAGGCTCTGAGGAGACTGATGGCCTGGAAGAGGGAG GGGAAACTGCAGTGTCGTGAGCATGTCACTGAAGGCTTTGAGAACATGCCTGCTGCCTTTATGGGAATGCTGCAGGGAGACAATATTGGAAAAGCCATTGTTAAAGTTTAG
- the LOC112071572 gene encoding thioredoxin, translated as MIIEIEDKDTFFSALKEAGDKLVVVDFTASWCGPCKNIAPFFKGLSEKPENKNVVFLKVDVDEAADVAKHCDIKCMPTFHFYKNEKKVDDFSGSNEAKLEEKVNTLRS; from the exons ATGATTATCGAAATTGAAGATAAG GATACCTTCTTCAGTGCCCTGAAGGAAGCAGGAGACAAGCTGGTGGTAGTAGACTTCACAGCCTCCTGGTGCGGCCCCTGCAAGAACATTGCACCCTTCTTCAAA GGGCTGTCGGAAAAACCAGAGAACAAGAATGTGGTTTTCCTCAAGGTGGACGTGGACGAGGCAGCG GATGTGGCCAAACACTGTGACATCAAATGCATGCCGACGTTCCATTTCTACAAGAATGAGAAAAAG GTGGATGATTTCTCTGGGTCCAACGAAGCCAAACTGGAGGAGAAGGTCAACACTCTGAGGTCATGA